The Helianthus annuus cultivar XRQ/B chromosome 16, HanXRQr2.0-SUNRISE, whole genome shotgun sequence genome includes a window with the following:
- the LOC118488480 gene encoding uncharacterized protein LOC118488480 has product MIERFGHLKLELARHDIRYSEEDLVDKLFDSSPDEMDWRYYALMLKNTIKAPEKLTLDLLIEKLESHELEVKKTFKVNHSSYQQNLDLYYPKSMMPKATSPKTAFSSENVSTASKESQSSGNHSGYHSGISSSTSHSDAKFQCNIAIDLKNAQNFDEDSAKQQMVFLASVLESYEGLVAGKIGNTNLTKEDYDQIDPEEMELIDICWAMASAVRRAQRFMEITGRKSIGGPSTKLGFDKSKVTCFKCKQKGHFKRECRNAYADESENPFREDYYKKAIYHQNKSEPPRLKQVEDNKEKSRALVVIYDDEGYDWSKEVLPEEDAVGYAFMAKNEPIPWKDNRTEEQKYRYRKMIAENKIIDFLVSIRKRREREDGIRTENATLIRMETL; this is encoded by the coding sequence atgatagaaaggtttggtcattTGAAGCTAGAgttagcaagacatgatatcagataTTCTGAAGAAGATCTTGTTGACAAGTTGTTTGATTCAtcgccagacgagatggattggagatattacgctTTAATGCTGAAGAATACCATCAAGGCACCAGAAAAGTTAACTTTAGATCTGCTGATTGAAAAACTCGAGAGTCATGAGTTGGAGGTGAAGAAGACATTCAAAGTTAATCATTCATCCTATCAGCAGAATCTGGATCTTTATTATCCAAAGAgtatgatgccaaaagcaacttctcccaaaactgcgttttcttctgaaaatgtgtcgacagcaagcaaagaaagtcaaagcagtggaaatcacagtggttatcatagtGGAATTTCATCATCTACAAGTCATTCTGATGCTaagtttcaatgcaacatcgcgatagatttgaagaatgctcagaattttgacgaggatTCGGCTAAGCAGCAGATGGTCTTCTTAGCGTcagtgttggaatcatatgaagggttagtagctgggaagatcGGTAACACAAACCTgacgaaagaggactatgatcaaatagatcctgaagaaatggagttaaTCGATATTTGTTGGGCTATGGCTAGTGCTGTTCGtcgtgctcagcgtttcatggaaataacggGCAGAAAGTCAATTGGTGGCCCGTCTACAAaattaggatttgataaatcgaaggtgacatgctttaagtgcaaacaaaaaggtcacttcaaacgagaatgcagaaacgcttatgctgatgagtcggagaatcctttcagagaggattactacaagaaggcgatttatcaccagaataaatctgagccgcctagattgaagcaggttgaagataacaaagagaaatctagagcacTTGTAGTGatctatgatgatgagggttatgattggagcaaagaggttctacCGGAGGAAGACGCGGTTGGTTACGCGTTTATGGcgaaaaatgaacctattccatggaaagataatcgaacagaagagcagaagtatagatacagaaaaatgattgctgaaaacaaaatcatagactttctggtatctatcaggaagcgaagagagcgagaagatgggatccggacagagaatgctaccttgatcCGTATGGAAACATTGTGA